A genomic stretch from Ktedonobacterales bacterium includes:
- a CDS encoding amidohydrolase, which translates to MLLYHTTIISMDPQRRIITDGALVIQQDRIAAIGKAAELIERYPAEDRADLGGKLIIPGLVDTHVHLAQALIRGCADDMALIEWLCDRVWVLQGNFTEDDGRVSAQLCIAEMLKSGTTTFLESGLADRYGYSGIAEVVRDSGIRACLGKIVMDIGTYATQNNSMYPGMRETREQSLLGTLKMYDQWHNKADGRIRVWFGPRTPGGVTPELYREMVGEARKRGMGITMHLAEVEADKIYLNETYGLTPVDFAESVGLLGPDVVLVHMVWLTQPELEKLARTGTHVSHNPSSNSKLASGVCKVPQMLTTGVNVALGCDGGPSNNDYDLIREMKLAAILHKGISLDPLTVPAETVLEMATINGAKAVGMADDIGSLEVGKKADLVVIDLDRLHTTPNMNPVSTLVYAATGGEVDSVMIDGKWIVRGQQLLTLDEERVKVEAREHAPTLYQRAGIELKPRWPVI; encoded by the coding sequence ATGCTCCTGTACCATACGACTATCATCAGCATGGACCCGCAGCGCCGCATCATCACCGACGGCGCGCTGGTCATCCAGCAAGACCGTATCGCGGCCATAGGCAAAGCGGCGGAACTGATTGAACGCTACCCGGCTGAAGATCGCGCGGACCTGGGCGGCAAGCTCATCATCCCTGGATTGGTGGATACCCACGTACATCTGGCGCAGGCGCTCATTCGCGGCTGCGCCGATGATATGGCGCTGATCGAATGGCTCTGTGATCGCGTCTGGGTACTTCAGGGCAATTTTACTGAAGATGATGGCCGAGTCAGCGCCCAGTTGTGCATAGCTGAGATGCTCAAATCGGGTACGACCACCTTCCTTGAGTCCGGTCTGGCTGATCGCTACGGTTACAGCGGCATTGCTGAAGTTGTGCGCGACAGCGGCATCCGCGCCTGCCTGGGCAAAATCGTCATGGACATCGGAACATACGCCACGCAAAACAACTCGATGTACCCTGGCATGCGCGAAACCCGCGAGCAAAGCCTGCTGGGCACGCTCAAGATGTACGACCAGTGGCACAACAAGGCTGATGGGCGCATTCGCGTCTGGTTCGGCCCGCGCACGCCCGGAGGTGTGACGCCCGAACTCTACCGCGAGATGGTCGGAGAAGCGCGCAAGCGCGGCATGGGCATCACCATGCACCTTGCCGAAGTGGAGGCTGACAAAATCTACCTCAACGAAACCTATGGCCTGACGCCCGTTGATTTCGCCGAAAGTGTGGGCCTGCTGGGGCCAGATGTCGTGCTGGTGCATATGGTCTGGCTCACCCAGCCGGAACTGGAAAAGCTGGCGCGTACTGGCACGCATGTCTCGCACAATCCCTCTTCTAATAGCAAACTGGCCTCCGGCGTCTGCAAGGTTCCGCAAATGCTGACAACCGGCGTCAATGTCGCGCTGGGCTGCGATGGCGGCCCAAGCAACAACGACTATGATCTGATCCGCGAGATGAAACTGGCGGCTATTCTGCACAAAGGCATCTCGCTCGACCCGCTGACCGTACCAGCCGAAACGGTGCTGGAGATGGCGACCATCAACGGAGCGAAAGCCGTTGGCATGGCCGACGACATCGGTTCACTGGAGGTTGGCAAGAAGGCTGATCTGGTCGTCATTGATCTGGACCGGCTACACACCACGCCCAACATGAACCCTGTCTCCACATTAGTCTATGCGGCAACAGGCGGCGAAGTGGATTCGGTCATGATTGATGGCAAATGGATTGTGCGCGGCCAGCAGTTGCTGACGCTGGACGAAGAGCGCGTTAAAGTTGAGGCACGCGAGCATGCGCCGACGCTTTACCAGCGCGCAGGCATTGAACTGAAGCCGAGATGGCCGGTGATCTAA
- the thrC gene encoding threonine synthase — protein MIETRTNVTGLRCVKCGAHYEERPDLYTCPTCGMAGILDVEYDYDLARRELNKETLANDRRQNIWRYLPVLPIGRNARLPTLQLGMTPIYDVPQFARELGLSGLLIKDDTRNPTGSFKDRASAIGVTKAAELGRDTISVASTGNAASSLAGFAANMGLRAFIFVPETAPEAKVTQLLVYGATVFTVRGSYDQAYYLAMDAAAEFGWYNRNCAINAYLVEGKKTCGLEVGEQLQDHMADWLAVAVGDGCTIAGIWKGLVEMQKLGVLSHLPRLLGVQAEGAAPIYECFRTGEPLQPVTANTLADSIAVGQPRNSAKALRAVQASGGAYVQVSDEAILSAIPRLARATGVFAEPAGVTSLAGVIAARESGLIGPRERVIVVATGNGLKDIKGARRSVGQPFSIAPTLDDVRAALKRA, from the coding sequence ATGATTGAGACCAGAACTAACGTGACCGGGCTGCGCTGTGTCAAGTGCGGCGCGCACTATGAAGAACGCCCCGATCTCTATACCTGCCCGACTTGCGGCATGGCAGGCATCCTTGACGTTGAGTATGACTATGACCTGGCCCGACGCGAGTTAAATAAAGAGACGCTGGCAAATGATAGGCGGCAAAACATCTGGCGCTATCTGCCGGTCTTGCCAATCGGACGCAATGCCCGGCTGCCAACGCTGCAACTGGGCATGACCCCCATTTACGATGTCCCGCAGTTCGCCCGCGAGCTTGGCCTGAGCGGCCTGCTCATCAAAGACGATACCCGCAACCCCACCGGCTCATTCAAGGACCGCGCCTCAGCCATTGGCGTCACTAAAGCGGCTGAATTGGGGCGCGATACTATCAGCGTCGCTTCCACTGGCAACGCGGCCTCATCGCTGGCAGGCTTTGCGGCAAACATGGGGCTGCGCGCCTTTATCTTCGTTCCCGAAACCGCGCCAGAGGCCAAAGTCACGCAGCTACTGGTCTATGGCGCAACCGTCTTTACCGTTCGCGGCTCCTACGACCAGGCATACTATCTGGCGATGGACGCCGCTGCCGAGTTCGGCTGGTACAATCGCAACTGCGCCATCAATGCCTATCTGGTGGAAGGCAAAAAGACCTGTGGGCTGGAGGTCGGCGAACAACTTCAGGACCATATGGCCGATTGGCTGGCGGTAGCGGTGGGCGACGGCTGCACCATCGCGGGTATCTGGAAAGGTCTGGTAGAGATGCAGAAGCTCGGCGTACTCAGCCACCTGCCCCGGCTGCTGGGCGTCCAGGCTGAAGGCGCTGCGCCCATCTATGAGTGCTTCCGCACCGGCGAGCCGTTGCAGCCCGTGACGGCGAACACGCTGGCCGATAGCATCGCTGTGGGCCAGCCGCGTAACAGCGCCAAAGCGTTGCGCGCTGTCCAGGCATCAGGCGGCGCATATGTACAGGTGAGCGACGAGGCCATCCTGTCGGCTATTCCGCGCCTGGCGCGCGCCACCGGCGTCTTTGCCGAACCAGCCGGTGTGACCTCGCTGGCAGGCGTGATCGCCGCGCGCGAATCTGGCCTGATTGGGCCACGTGAGCGAGTAATCGTAGTCGCCACCGGCAACGGCCTCAAAGACATCAAGGGCGCGCGGCGCTCAGTCGGTCAACCATTCTCCATCGCCCCCACGCTTGATGACGTGCGGGCAGCCTTAAAACGCGCATAA
- a CDS encoding ornithine carbamoyltransferase, with the protein MKTNLRGKDFISTQEWTKEEQETVLQLADDLKMKWALDEPTPYLRDKTLFMLFFFSSTRTRNSFEAGMTRLGGHAIFLEPDKMQISHGDTPKEIGKILGSYGHGIAIRHCDWGEGNQYLRAVAEHAPIPVINMQCDWFHPCQAMADLMTVREKKGHDLRGKKVVMSWAYAKSYTKPLSLPVSVVQLFSQFGADVTLAHPPGFELMPEILQDAEENARRSGGSFKIVNDMDEAFVGADVVYPKSWGPLYSIPDPQASAEAIKRYANWICDERRMRLAQADAIYMHCLPADRGVEVTDAVIDGPQSVVYDQAENRMHVQNAIMALTMGGR; encoded by the coding sequence ATGAAAACCAACCTGCGCGGCAAAGATTTTATCAGTACCCAGGAATGGACGAAAGAAGAACAGGAAACCGTCCTGCAACTGGCAGACGATCTCAAGATGAAGTGGGCGCTCGATGAGCCAACACCCTATCTACGCGATAAGACGCTTTTCATGCTCTTCTTCTTCTCCTCCACGCGCACTCGTAATTCCTTTGAGGCGGGCATGACTCGCCTGGGCGGCCATGCCATCTTTCTAGAGCCAGACAAAATGCAAATCTCGCATGGCGACACGCCGAAAGAAATTGGCAAGATTCTCGGCTCCTACGGGCATGGCATTGCCATTCGCCACTGCGATTGGGGCGAAGGCAACCAGTATCTACGGGCAGTAGCCGAACACGCTCCTATTCCGGTTATTAACATGCAGTGCGACTGGTTTCACCCCTGCCAGGCAATGGCCGATCTGATGACAGTGCGCGAGAAGAAGGGCCACGATCTGCGTGGGAAAAAAGTGGTGATGTCCTGGGCCTACGCCAAGAGCTATACCAAACCGCTCTCGCTGCCGGTCTCGGTAGTGCAGCTTTTCTCTCAATTTGGCGCGGATGTTACCCTGGCGCATCCCCCTGGCTTTGAGCTGATGCCGGAAATCCTGCAAGACGCTGAGGAAAACGCGCGCAGAAGCGGCGGCAGCTTCAAGATCGTCAACGATATGGATGAAGCCTTCGTCGGCGCTGATGTTGTCTATCCCAAGAGTTGGGGGCCGCTCTATTCCATTCCCGACCCGCAAGCGTCGGCTGAGGCCATCAAGCGTTACGCTAATTGGATTTGCGACGAACGCCGCATGCGCCTGGCCCAGGCAGACGCGATCTATATGCACTGCCTCCCGGCTGATCGCGGTGTGGAAGTAACCGACGCGGTGATTGATGGCCCACAATCAGTCGTTTACGATCAGGCCGAAAACCGTATGCATGTCCAGAACGCGATTATGGCGCTGACAATGGGGGGACGCTAA
- a CDS encoding ABC transporter permease, with protein sequence MGIRSISPPKPPADALGPPGRQAARPADVSPSPLTSLTNERRFTSRSRRLRRLRDSRSLGILAPVLLGIALLIAWQVVVQTGMVSAFFLPLPADVLRSLWGLLTSDSLLSYAQTTLIESLGGCALGALVALPLGYAIVHSRLAASAIQPYLAASQAMPAIAIAPLIALWMGYGLSPVIALCALIVFFPMVITTVLGLRLLDRDVLDAARTEGAGWWALLRYIEFPLALPSILAGVRTSLTLSITGAVVGEFVLGTPGLGELLLVERSYADPAGVFATLLTLALLAALLYGLARLLERRLSYVEA encoded by the coding sequence ATGGGTATCAGGTCTATTTCACCCCCCAAACCGCCTGCTGACGCGCTTGGCCCGCCGGGACGCCAGGCGGCTCGTCCGGCGGATGTATCTCCCTCGCCTCTCACATCGCTGACCAACGAAAGGCGCTTCACCAGCCGCTCGCGCCGCTTGCGCCGCTTGCGCGACAGTCGAAGCCTGGGTATTCTCGCGCCGGTTCTGCTGGGCATTGCGCTGCTGATCGCGTGGCAGGTTGTCGTGCAGACTGGCATGGTGTCGGCGTTCTTCCTGCCTCTGCCAGCGGATGTGCTGCGTTCGTTGTGGGGTTTGCTGACCAGCGATTCCTTGCTGAGCTACGCGCAGACAACGTTGATCGAGAGCCTGGGCGGTTGCGCGCTCGGCGCTCTGGTGGCGCTGCCGCTGGGCTATGCCATTGTGCATAGCCGCCTGGCGGCGAGCGCGATCCAGCCTTATCTGGCGGCAAGCCAGGCGATGCCAGCCATCGCTATTGCGCCGCTGATTGCGCTCTGGATGGGCTATGGTCTCTCGCCTGTAATAGCGTTGTGCGCGCTGATCGTGTTCTTCCCGATGGTGATTACGACGGTGCTGGGGCTACGCCTGCTGGACCGCGATGTGCTTGACGCCGCGCGCACCGAAGGCGCTGGCTGGTGGGCGCTGCTGCGGTATATCGAGTTTCCCCTGGCCTTGCCCAGTATTCTTGCCGGGGTGCGCACCAGTCTGACGCTCTCGATTACCGGCGCGGTGGTTGGCGAATTCGTCCTTGGCACGCCGGGGCTTGGAGAGTTGTTGCTCGTTGAGCGCAGTTATGCTGATCCTGCCGGAGTTTTTGCAACGCTGCTGACGCTGGCGCTGCTGGCCGCCCTGCTCTATGGGCTGGCGCGGCTGCTGGAGCGTCGGCTTTCATATGTGGAGGCTTGA
- a CDS encoding S53 family peptidase: MIVWNPLPVRRFFFSTPWQIMALLAGLLALSSCALNTPVSEGTKTPAPTSSTSPSQAGSPFKPGPQAARILNDCSIVAAAGGCFSPEQVQTFYNLNPLYAQGFTGKGQTIVIIDSFGSPTIKQDLHTFDQTFGLPDPPKFDVIAPLGQPSFNSGWAVETTLDVEWSHAIAPEANIVLLVSPVDETEGVQGFPEFEQLSIYAMDHHLGQVFTMSFGATEATLVGDACNENLGNGEDLLREYDQKVFQRAVTEHITMLASSGDDGATDATCDTSKTYNFRAVGWPASDPLVTAIGGTEPSLKDKAGHFGSESVWNDDTGAGGGGISQFYTQPDWQKNLPNQGDLNGKRAIPDVSWGAAGNFPVYQSFAGNSSGWIPVAGTSASSPQWAGVIAIANQMAGEPLGFLNPALYQLAGKGFHDITDGDNSARGVSGFPASPGWDLATGWGTPDVAVLAPLLVTAVQQTAG; encoded by the coding sequence ATGATCGTTTGGAATCCTCTACCCGTCAGGCGGTTTTTTTTCTCTACTCCCTGGCAAATCATGGCGCTGCTGGCAGGGCTGCTCGCCCTCTCTTCATGCGCCCTCAACACCCCTGTGTCTGAGGGCACAAAAACACCCGCGCCAACCAGCTCTACCTCGCCATCACAGGCAGGCAGCCCCTTCAAGCCTGGCCCACAGGCGGCTCGTATCCTCAATGATTGTAGTATCGTGGCAGCAGCGGGTGGATGCTTTAGCCCGGAGCAGGTACAGACCTTTTATAATCTGAACCCGCTCTATGCCCAGGGGTTCACCGGCAAGGGGCAAACTATCGTTATTATTGACTCGTTTGGCAGCCCAACTATTAAGCAGGACTTACACACCTTTGACCAGACCTTCGGGCTGCCTGATCCCCCAAAGTTTGATGTCATCGCCCCCCTCGGCCAACCATCGTTTAATTCTGGCTGGGCCGTAGAAACCACCCTCGATGTAGAGTGGTCTCACGCAATTGCCCCGGAGGCGAATATTGTCCTGCTGGTCAGCCCGGTAGATGAGACTGAGGGCGTTCAGGGATTTCCTGAGTTCGAGCAACTTTCCATCTACGCAATGGACCACCACCTGGGCCAGGTGTTCACCATGAGCTTCGGGGCCACAGAGGCAACGCTTGTCGGCGACGCCTGCAACGAAAACCTGGGGAATGGCGAAGATTTGCTCAGGGAATACGACCAGAAGGTATTTCAACGAGCAGTGACCGAACATATCACGATGCTTGCTTCATCAGGTGACGATGGCGCGACTGACGCAACTTGCGATACGTCAAAAACCTATAATTTCCGGGCAGTTGGCTGGCCCGCCTCTGACCCTCTGGTCACAGCCATTGGCGGCACCGAGCCTTCCTTGAAAGATAAGGCGGGCCATTTTGGGAGCGAGAGTGTCTGGAACGATGATACTGGAGCAGGCGGCGGTGGCATCAGCCAGTTCTATACCCAGCCCGACTGGCAGAAAAACCTCCCCAACCAGGGCGATCTGAACGGCAAGCGAGCTATCCCTGATGTCTCCTGGGGCGCGGCTGGCAACTTTCCCGTTTATCAGTCCTTCGCGGGCAATTCGAGCGGCTGGATTCCCGTTGCCGGAACGAGCGCCAGTTCGCCACAATGGGCAGGAGTCATTGCCATTGCCAATCAGATGGCTGGCGAGCCTTTAGGATTCTTGAATCCCGCCCTCTATCAACTGGCTGGCAAAGGGTTCCACGACATTACCGACGGCGATAACAGCGCGCGGGGCGTCTCAGGGTTTCCGGCAAGTCCAGGCTGGGATCTGGCAACCGGCTGGGGAACGCCCGATGTAGCCGTTCTGGCGCCGCTCCTGGTTACTGCTGTGCAGCAGACCGCTGGCTGA
- the arcC gene encoding carbamate kinase has protein sequence MTQLAVVAIGGNSLIKDSAHQTVPDQWNAVCETAAHIAAMIGQGWNVVITHGNGPQVGFILLRSELSRHQLHPVPLDSCGADTQGAIGYMIQLALHNEFRRRGINRQAVTLVTQVLVEANDPAIQRPSKPIGPFYTEEQAKNLQAKDGWAMAEDAGRGWRRVVASPRPKEIIEQAAIQTMIENHFIVVAVGGGGIPVVRNEAGNLRGIEAVIDKDLASSLLASSLKADLLLISTAVEKIALNYRKPDQRDLDRLSASEAKHYFGEGQFAKGSMGPKVQAALEYLERGGKAALITTPESIERALTGETGTWILPDGAELPAYIKKASHITP, from the coding sequence ATGACACAGCTTGCAGTGGTAGCCATCGGAGGCAATTCGCTGATTAAAGACAGCGCCCATCAGACCGTACCGGATCAGTGGAACGCCGTATGCGAAACAGCCGCCCATATTGCTGCGATGATTGGGCAGGGCTGGAATGTCGTTATCACGCATGGCAACGGCCCACAGGTTGGCTTCATCCTGCTTCGTTCCGAGCTATCGCGGCATCAGCTTCATCCGGTCCCGCTGGATTCCTGCGGCGCCGATACACAGGGCGCTATTGGCTATATGATTCAACTGGCGTTGCACAACGAGTTTCGTAGGCGCGGCATCAACCGCCAGGCTGTTACTCTGGTGACACAGGTGCTGGTTGAGGCTAATGACCCTGCCATCCAGCGACCCAGCAAGCCCATTGGGCCATTCTATACCGAAGAGCAGGCAAAGAACCTTCAGGCCAAAGATGGCTGGGCGATGGCTGAAGACGCCGGGCGCGGCTGGCGGCGCGTCGTTGCTTCCCCGCGACCAAAAGAGATTATCGAGCAAGCTGCCATCCAGACCATGATCGAGAACCACTTTATCGTCGTGGCCGTTGGTGGCGGTGGCATTCCCGTCGTCCGCAACGAAGCGGGCAATCTGCGTGGCATCGAAGCGGTCATTGATAAAGACCTGGCTTCCAGCCTGCTCGCCTCATCCCTCAAAGCCGATCTGCTCTTAATCTCCACTGCCGTTGAAAAGATCGCCCTGAACTACCGCAAGCCGGACCAGCGCGATCTGGATAGGCTTTCGGCCTCAGAGGCAAAGCACTACTTCGGCGAAGGTCAGTTCGCCAAAGGCAGCATGGGGCCAAAGGTGCAGGCCGCCCTGGAATATCTGGAACGCGGCGGCAAAGCCGCGCTGATTACCACGCCGGAAAGTATCGAGCGCGCCCTGACAGGCGAAACCGGCACCTGGATTCTGCCAGATGGCGCCGAGCTACCGGCCTATATCAAGAAAGCATCCCATATAACACCATAA
- the hydA gene encoding dihydropyrimidinase, which translates to MSQTLIRGGHLVTASDDYTADILIDGERIAAIGQDLSAFAEGVHVINAAGKYVFPGAVDVHTHLDLPLPLTNSSDDFETGTIAAACGGTTTIIDFANQYRGQTLAYALETWHAKAQGKAAIDYGFHITITDLMSAPERALADMIREGVTSFKLLMAYPNTFMVDDETIYKVLRRSADLGALVCVHAENGCVIDLLVREAVAAGQTGPAHHAHTRPALLEGEATERAIALAKLAGAPVYIVHVSCAAALNKIIEARARGEPVWAETCPQYLFLSEEKYDLPDFEAAKYVCTPPLRKQTDSAALWAALERGDLDAVSTDHCPFFFKGQKDLGRDDFTKIPNGLPGIETRVGLIYSGGVGGKRFDLQHFVDLVATRPAKLFGLYPRKGTIAVGSDADLALFDPNREEVLSAASHHMHVDYNPYEGTRIKGSVRTVLLRGQVIVEEGAFIGHAGQGHFLKRATL; encoded by the coding sequence ATGTCCCAAACGCTGATTCGCGGAGGCCATCTAGTGACAGCCTCCGATGACTATACCGCAGACATCCTGATCGATGGCGAACGCATTGCCGCCATCGGCCAGGACTTGAGCGCCTTTGCCGAAGGTGTCCACGTGATCAACGCGGCGGGCAAATATGTCTTCCCTGGCGCGGTGGATGTACATACCCATCTGGATTTGCCGCTGCCCCTCACCAACTCCTCAGATGATTTCGAGACCGGCACAATTGCGGCGGCCTGCGGCGGCACGACCACGATCATTGACTTTGCCAACCAGTATCGCGGGCAAACGCTGGCTTACGCGCTGGAAACCTGGCACGCCAAGGCGCAGGGCAAAGCCGCCATTGATTACGGCTTTCATATCACTATCACCGATCTGATGAGCGCGCCGGAAAGGGCGCTGGCCGATATGATACGCGAAGGCGTCACGAGCTTCAAGCTGCTGATGGCCTACCCGAACACCTTCATGGTTGATGACGAAACTATCTATAAGGTGCTGCGCCGCTCGGCAGACCTGGGCGCGCTGGTCTGCGTCCATGCAGAGAATGGCTGTGTGATTGATCTACTGGTCCGCGAGGCCGTAGCCGCTGGACAAACCGGACCGGCGCACCATGCCCATACTCGCCCGGCGCTGCTGGAGGGCGAAGCCACCGAGCGAGCCATTGCGCTGGCGAAACTGGCGGGCGCGCCGGTCTATATCGTTCATGTGAGCTGCGCGGCAGCCCTGAACAAGATCATCGAGGCACGCGCGCGCGGCGAACCTGTCTGGGCGGAGACCTGCCCGCAGTACCTCTTCCTCTCCGAAGAAAAATACGACCTGCCGGATTTTGAGGCGGCGAAATACGTCTGCACACCACCGCTGCGCAAACAGACGGACAGCGCGGCGCTCTGGGCCGCTTTAGAACGTGGTGATCTCGATGCCGTCTCCACCGATCACTGCCCGTTCTTCTTCAAAGGCCAGAAAGACCTTGGGCGCGACGACTTTACGAAGATTCCCAACGGCCTGCCAGGGATTGAGACGCGCGTGGGGTTGATCTACAGCGGCGGCGTCGGTGGCAAGCGCTTCGACCTACAACACTTCGTTGATCTGGTAGCAACCAGACCGGCCAAACTCTTTGGCCTCTATCCACGCAAAGGGACCATTGCCGTCGGCAGCGACGCCGACCTGGCGCTCTTCGACCCCAACCGCGAAGAGGTTTTGAGCGCAGCTTCCCATCATATGCACGTTGATTACAACCCGTATGAAGGCACGCGCATCAAAGGTTCGGTACGCACCGTCTTGCTGCGTGGGCAAGTGATTGTCGAAGAGGGCGCTTTTATCGGGCATGCCGGACAAGGCCATTTCCTGAAAAGAGCAACCCTCTAG
- a CDS encoding ABC transporter substrate-binding protein — MRHISVFRLRLRAAGVLLLASLALTFFAACGPTGASGPPHHLTVGLTYIPDIQFAPFYVADSLGYYKDAGLSVTLRHHAFAEDEFGAVSTGKEDAVFGGGDEMLQARDHNIPLVYVANVYAKYPVALIVPADSPIQTAADLRGHTIGTPGPYGETYFGLLALLQSAGLSKSDVTIQNIGFTQQAALLGHKVDAVMGYVNNEPIHFQQANFAVRTLSLADVVSQLPLVSNGLGALQSELDAHGDDIKALVAATLRGVEYTVAHPQQALDISKKQVPGLSDPKNAATALAVLQATLPLWESSGTRAGYNDPKTWQAMASFMPAYGLLSGSPDVSKAYSNAYLP, encoded by the coding sequence ATGCGTCATATTTCTGTGTTTCGACTCCGGCTGCGCGCAGCCGGAGTGCTGCTGCTGGCTTCGCTGGCGCTGACGTTTTTCGCGGCCTGTGGCCCGACGGGCGCAAGCGGACCGCCGCATCATCTGACGGTTGGCCTGACCTATATTCCCGACATCCAGTTCGCGCCTTTCTATGTGGCTGATTCGCTTGGCTACTACAAGGATGCCGGGCTAAGTGTGACGCTGCGCCATCATGCGTTTGCAGAGGATGAGTTTGGCGCCGTTTCTACCGGCAAAGAGGACGCTGTTTTTGGCGGCGGCGATGAGATGCTTCAGGCGCGCGACCATAACATACCGCTCGTTTACGTGGCAAACGTCTATGCCAAATATCCGGTGGCGCTGATTGTGCCTGCGGATTCGCCGATTCAGACGGCGGCGGATTTGCGCGGTCACACGATTGGTACGCCTGGGCCATACGGCGAGACGTATTTTGGTTTGCTGGCGCTGCTGCAAAGCGCCGGGCTGAGCAAGTCTGATGTGACCATTCAGAATATCGGCTTTACTCAGCAGGCGGCGCTGCTAGGGCATAAAGTGGATGCTGTGATGGGCTATGTCAATAATGAGCCAATCCATTTCCAGCAGGCGAACTTTGCGGTGCGCACGCTGTCGCTGGCGGATGTGGTTTCGCAGTTGCCGCTGGTGTCGAATGGGCTGGGCGCGTTACAGAGCGAGCTTGATGCGCATGGCGACGACATCAAAGCGCTGGTGGCGGCGACGCTGCGTGGGGTGGAGTATACTGTTGCGCATCCTCAGCAGGCGCTTGATATAAGCAAGAAGCAAGTGCCAGGGCTGAGCGATCCAAAGAACGCGGCTACTGCGCTGGCGGTGCTGCAAGCGACCCTGCCCCTCTGGGAAAGCAGCGGAACCAGAGCTGGCTATAATGATCCGAAGACCTGGCAGGCGATGGCGAGCTTTATGCCAGCCTATGGGCTGCTCAGCGGCTCGCCTGATGTGAGCAAAGCCTATAGCAACGCTTACCTGCCTTAG
- a CDS encoding class I SAM-dependent methyltransferase has translation MKWFRRGNQDAGDDNNAQGPHTNARDSEGREFFLPGGVADESVNSEGRGFFILGGSPKTGKFHHVTVDEEGHAFIEVGGRRLMADIPDILPKDEQEINRLDFQHFLLHHALGANYAAPITQPGSILDVGCGTGRWAIELARQFPRANVIGLDIVPPDTLTGSAAEYLPDNYLFTPGNLLDGLPFATASFDVVHMRLLFMAIPANRWSFAVRELVRVTRPGGWIELVEGDLPKNGGPALEALSRWANEGSQHRGIDLHLGAQIGKFLYDARARNIVTQDIKFPVGRYGGRIGQMTSVDAIAMIESLRALVVMQGIATPKQYDQALASARSYISLSQAQCFLPFYLAYGQR, from the coding sequence ATGAAATGGTTCAGGCGGGGTAATCAAGACGCTGGGGATGACAACAACGCGCAAGGCCCCCATACCAATGCCAGAGATTCAGAAGGGCGCGAGTTCTTCTTGCCTGGCGGAGTCGCCGATGAGTCGGTGAATTCGGAAGGGCGCGGCTTTTTTATCCTGGGCGGCTCTCCGAAAACTGGCAAGTTTCACCACGTCACCGTTGATGAAGAGGGGCATGCCTTTATCGAAGTCGGGGGCCGTCGCCTGATGGCGGATATTCCCGATATTCTGCCAAAAGACGAGCAAGAGATCAACCGCCTCGACTTCCAACACTTTTTGCTCCATCATGCCCTGGGCGCTAATTACGCGGCGCCCATTACCCAACCGGGCAGCATTCTGGACGTGGGCTGTGGCACCGGGCGCTGGGCTATTGAATTAGCAAGACAATTTCCCAGAGCCAATGTCATTGGCCTTGATATTGTTCCTCCTGATACGCTTACTGGGTCTGCCGCAGAATACTTACCAGATAACTATCTATTCACGCCTGGCAACCTTCTTGACGGTTTGCCGTTTGCCACTGCCAGTTTTGATGTTGTACATATGCGCCTGCTGTTCATGGCAATCCCGGCAAATCGCTGGTCTTTTGCTGTTCGTGAACTGGTACGTGTCACTCGTCCTGGCGGCTGGATCGAATTAGTAGAAGGTGATCTGCCCAAAAATGGCGGCCCGGCGCTGGAAGCCCTGTCGCGCTGGGCAAACGAAGGGAGCCAACATCGCGGCATTGATCTGCATCTTGGCGCGCAGATCGGCAAATTCCTCTACGACGCCAGGGCGCGGAACATAGTAACGCAAGACATCAAATTTCCCGTAGGCCGCTATGGCGGACGCATCGGCCAGATGACCTCCGTTGATGCCATAGCCATGATCGAGAGCCTGCGGGCGCTGGTGGTCATGCAAGGCATCGCCACTCCTAAACAGTATGATCAGGCGCTCGCCAGCGCCCGCAGTTACATCTCGCTCAGCCAGGCGCAGTGCTTCCTCCCATTCTACCTCGCCTATGGGCAACGCTAA